DNA from bacterium:
TTATCGTTCACTGACATTTCCGAACGTCTGAACATCACCCCGTGACATGTTTTTTATGCCGAGTTTCCCATGTTCGACACTGTTTCCGATTATCGAAGCCGACCGGACCTTTTCGCCGAGATAAATATGCGCCTCCGGCGTATTGCCGAAATCCTTGAACAGACACGATGACATGAGCAGGGAACCATCGGTCATTTTTATGAACGGGATCGAGGGATTCCAGACGAATCCCGGTCTGAACCGTTCATCGTCCCACGCTGAGAAGTGGCAGGCATTGAGTATGACCGTGCCCTGGCCATTATTGACAATCACCGACCCTGTCCGTGACACACCCCAGAATCCGCAGTTCGTCAGTTTCACCGGTCCGGTGTTGCCGTTCTCGATTTCAATCCCCGACATGAATTGACAGTTTTCAAAAGCAATACCGGCATGTTCCTGTACTTTTTCGACTCTGACTCCCTGAAAACAGAGGTCCGCGCCGCTCTGGGTGATGAGAATGTTACCCTGTTCTGCAATACCGCGCTCCTGCCCTGGTTTCAGCTCCATTTCGATGAACCGGAATCCCACACGAGTGAAGATGACAAAACAGTTGGTCATGTACTCCCAGTCGCATTTTCCGATAATGAATCCTTCGAGATTTTTGAGCAGGTACTCCCACAGTTCACGATCCCGGCCTTTGTCATCGCCGTAGACCCAGCTGACCGGGTGGATGTGGACATTTTCGATCCTGCCGATATCGTACGATCTGTCGATATACACTCCTCTCCTGAGAGCCGACATGTCGATGTTTCGCAGGTGCTGACCACCGGCGGGATAAGTGCCGCAGTCGATACCGTTGTATGTGTTGGCGATTGCAAGATCGATCATGGAGCAGCGGAATCCTCTGCGTTGTATTGTCCACGGATAAGGATGTATGTCGCCGATTTTCTGCTCGGGATAATAGAGGGTGAGGCCTTTGACCACACTGTTCGGATTGAGGGTCAAAAACGGTGGCGAATCTTCATGGTCTCTTCCGGCATATATGAACAGCGCGCTCCCTTTTTGTATATCCGGCAGATGGGGGCCTTCCCATGTGCCTCTGAGTGTCACACCGTCCGGTATGGTCAGGACACCGTCGAAGCGATACTGTCTTGGAGGTACATATACAGTCATCCCCGTTTTTCCGGCCGCATCGAGAGCAGCCTGAAATGCCATCGTATTGTCGGCGCGTCCGTCCCCGATTGCGCCATAATCGAGGACATTGTA
Protein-coding regions in this window:
- a CDS encoding glycoside hydrolase family 55 protein, yielding MKRIFFTTACLFIFCTTSWASDTVYNVLDYGAIGDGRADNTMAFQAALDAAGKTGMTVYVPPRQYRFDGVLTIPDGVTLRGTWEGPHLPDIQKGSALFIYAGRDHEDSPPFLTLNPNSVVKGLTLYYPEQKIGDIHPYPWTIQRRGFRCSMIDLAIANTYNGIDCGTYPAGGQHLRNIDMSALRRGVYIDRSYDIGRIENVHIHPVSWVYGDDKGRDRELWEYLLKNLEGFIIGKCDWEYMTNCFVIFTRVGFRFIEMELKPGQERGIAEQGNILITQSGADLCFQGVRVEKVQEHAGIAFENCQFMSGIEIENGNTGPVKLTNCGFWGVSRTGSVIVNNGQGTVILNACHFSAWDDERFRPGFVWNPSIPFIKMTDGSLLMSSCLFKDFGNTPEAHIYLGEKVRSASIIGNSVEHGKLGIKNMSRGDVQTFGNVSER